Within Montipora foliosa isolate CH-2021 chromosome 3, ASM3666993v2, whole genome shotgun sequence, the genomic segment AAAAAGAGagggaaaaagtggaaaaataccaggacttgaagagagagatcggaagactgtggaaactcaaaatggtagaagtcgtacctccagtgataggagcccttggaagtgtcaccaaaggatttgataggtggattgGAAAGCTAGGGATACCAATCAATGTTGGAGTAATGCAAAAAACTGCCTTGCTGGGAACTGCAAGAATattgaggaaagtgttggaaatgtgaagaacagataattctgttagcctttggtcatttgttatgactcgcctaaaagaagaaaagacggcaatgacaacagccaaAACATGATGTTGAAACTTACAATTCGGCCAgcttttttttgcaaacgttcaattttcttcttgttctCGTTGCTACAACAATGCCAGGTGATGTCACAGTATTCCAGTAACGGTAATACAGATCGTCGATTTATAAAGACGATTTGCAGATTCGATTGTTTGACTGACTCTGGAAAGAAATCGTAGTTTCCTGGATACCTTGGTAGTTACATAATAAATATGCTCATTAAATGTAAGATGGCTATCAAGCAGCACACCGAGATACTTGAATACTTTGGAAAAGGTGATGGGAGTTCCATTTAAAATCACTAAAAAATCCTCTGCATTCCCACTATTAGCTGTCTTGTGCCAAAGAGTAAGCATTCTGTTTTCTTGATATTCAGAAAAAGATTATTTTCTTTAAGCCAGTAAGAAACGTTCGTTAGATCAAGAGAGAGTTTCATTTCAATATCAGAGATGGAATTTTCAGAGAAGCAAATAACTGTATCATCGGCGTACATTAAAATTTCTGAGAATTGCAGGCGAGATGGAAGGTCACAAAGTTGCTGGGTTGAGCGGGTACAACGCTGTCTACTTCCCCGCAACAAGCCCAGATCCCATCACAATACTATCACAACTAATATCGGTCTGATCATTGAAACATTAATGGGATTAGCACTATATGTGAAATGATATAACGGTGCACACGACCTACAATAGCAAACCGACCgggtcagtacgcagctattacaagGGTTCTCGggattggctcagaaaacaagggaacaaaataaacaagaaaTTAAGGATGGACCATATGCAAAAATGTCCggctttaaattattcttttgttcatattcaaaatagcccaactaacctagTTCGGGATagcaaattctttagaatttttgtctcaaaaacgaggttagttgggctattttgtaatgaacaaaagaataatttaaaggcagccatttttgcatagggtccaTTCGTCAAAGATATCACCCAAATAGTTCGACACAGTAACGCCCTTTATGGCGGACCCATTAGTAGTGACCGAGAACTGATTATCTTGGCAAGTTTCTGCGAAGTCCCAAACAGCATTAATTGCCTCAATCTTAGTTATGTTGATAAAGAGCTATTTGaatgacactcatttgaaaaccgctctaaacaaGTGAGAATATGGGTGGTTTTCaagttacgtcatcgccgccatgttggtggacgaaaacaaaagatctctcattagcaatttttgttcgtccaccagcaattttaCATTACACCATTGTCACCTTAGTCTCAACATAGTTAAttgagggactggttatgaaacctgaaaaccttcaaaagcgagaaaaaTGTTGTCGCATTCGATGCTGAATTGACCGTTACCcttcacaatcttttgtttttgcttcgcacgggtttgAAGTTAGtagcgcataatttaatcgaaggatttgattggttatcttctcaaaaaaaggtgtgttttgtgcagggtcaaggccaaaaatatggacgaaaacatgaaacaaaggaacttgtcaagTTTCACAACCATCTCCGTGCATGAACTATTGGCTGAAGAGATCGGTTAAAAACACCACCTATTCTCTCTTGGTATGAAGGGGGTTGAGTATCTATTGTTCTCTGCGCAACGCCCACTTAATTTACATGATTAAAGCTTTTCCCCTGGGAATTTGCTGGAGGTAATTGCCTATTTAACAAAGTTTTGGTGAGCGTTCGTTCTCTTTATCGTAAAGTAATCTACGACTTATGTGCTGCGCTTTCGACACCGTTGATGATGTCCGATACCGAGGAAGGACAGGAATCCGAAAGAGTAGCCTACACAAGAAGAGAGCCCAGCGAGTCTGCGACTACCGAAAACCCTGCGTTGGTCAGCACGTTTTTAAGCTATTTAAGGATTTCCTGTCAACTCAACTTGattctcagaaaaaaaaactgaaaccaAGCATAAGATAGACAAAGACACAGTCGAACTGAAATACAAATTATTTCATTCGCTGTTTTTTGCCAAGGTAAGTGACATtgtgtttaatttattttattcgaACGGGAGCTACGGACCATCAAACAGCCTTATTCTTCAAAGTTATCATCGATCAGTCATACTTCTGTACACGCAGTATCGAATAGTGGCTTGGATCCAAGCCTGTGAATGTAATTTATGAAAAATGGTTACTCTTAAAACGAGCCCTCCCTTTTTTTGTGACAACAGATTTCATGCTATTCCATTATTGCCTCCTCTTATATTTTGCCAATCGATATGCGCTGCTCTGACACAGTTTCCAACCTTATGCACGATATTTCTAATAATTCTCTGCCGAAGAATTGAGAAGAATATTCAGAAACTTTTTAATCGCTCATCCAGCGTTCATAAACACGAACTTGTTCCGGCTCAGCTATTGGTAACTTTTACGTCACTGAAGTTTTTTAGATTTACGGAATTCTGTACATCCTGACTGGGCGTTCACTTACAAAatcgtctttgaaaaattcgaaTTCGAATATTCCTACTTACAATACTTGGAGTTAAAAATGATAATGTTTAGTTTGAGTTTTAGTGGCGCTCCAGCACTTGCCTAAGTAGGCTGACTGCTTGCTgtaaatagaccttattccaaaatggccgtcatttaaatattcttttgtttttattcaaattagcccttgatgcctcgctCTTGagttgaaaattcaaaagaatattttgccttgaacgaagcatcaaggtctaatttaaataaaaacaaaagaatagctaaatggcggccattttggaataaggtgtatacacaATTGCGGTCTCATTCACACCGAAGCTCCTCAAGCTAATCATGAACCAAGTAATTATCGTACTCTGtaaatgtttcattttgttttaattatttaactATAGAACTTGTGTTCGTTGACTAAACAATAATGTAATCGTTTCCTGTAGGTTTACTAGCTTTTACTGTTCATTAATTTATACTGCAGCCTCGATTAGCATTGCTACACGCGTGCAGTATATATTGCAACCAGCCTTAAATTTCACTTTAAAAAAGTGAATTAAACTTGAACTTCAACACCTTATTTTTGTATTCAACTCGTCAACAACTGGCTTATGACACTGCCTGGAAGCACAAAACAAGTTAACATTCCCTAGGACCCGTTTGAAatgtcgaacttttcatgtgccgaatctaatgcaaatgagaaatcTATTGTTTTAGCTATTTTGCATTacattcggcacatgaaaagttcgacgtttcaAACGGGCCTAAATCACTTAGAATAATTCTGCGCGATCActataacaaaaatattattttactagAGATCAAACGCACCTTACTAATCCATGATCATTAAAAGTTGTTAGtagtataattatataaaaaattattaaattctttGCGCTCGGGTTTGCACTTGAGGTGGTTATTACGTGATAAGCACCTAAAAtaagcggttttttcaaaatggccgcaagctgttttgtcgagtTGACCGATGTagatttttttaagaaaatgaatatttttcaaataatcacctacgtAATACGTAAgtctaaaacaattattcacctctcCTTCGGCGAATATTTGTTGATTAGTATAAATATACAGgcgattatacaaaatcgcgcgctctcattggctcgctgtctcggattatcagccgataatcacctcgacgggacaaaatggctgccagtagtcgttttgccactgtaagtgaagatgattttcgcgttgaaatgtttttttttcttctcttttttgaaataatcacccgagtatttatactaaaacaattattcgcctcaggctcggTGATTATCGGTGCATattgacctcgacttcgtctcggtgaatattcaccgataatcacttcgccttcggcgaataattgttcaTTAGTAGACTCTAGTGCTTGTTTCGCTCGCTCTGATTGCCTAACTTGGAGGTGATTAACCGactactattcacctccgaggaGCCTTTtcacggctcggtaaatatccaccactatttcAGTAAATAATTGTCACTTATTGTTATGTTCAAGTAAGATAAGTACACATGCACGGCCAGCTAAATTTCAAACACTGTTTGTTTCGCCACGCAAATACAAGGCAAGATATATCATAAATATCTTCTCGAATCTTCAAACTAACATCGTTTTGTCGGTTCGTACTTGGATTTATGGCGCCTTGCTTTTTCTCTACCTCAACGTCTGGCATCTATGCCAGAAACGAGGGCCTGTATTTACAGAACGCCCATCCATAGGTTTGTAATAGGTATTAAGTCGTTGCCGAATTTTCTCGCTGTTTCCTAGATTCACGCAGTGGCTCTCAAATGTGCGCTTCCCGGAGGCTCTATTCCATTCAGTAAGCtgtttatacaataataataacaattgcAACGTTCTGTTGGACTGTCCAGCAACGCTGAACGACTTTGGAGATGACAGTACCACAGAGGGTGAGATGAGAAAAGCCGTATAGGTAACTTCATAGTAACAACTTCAAagtttcttattgcatgatacactaAAGAAAAATTCAGTTTGTAGTCGTATACCACAGAACTTTAAGAACATGCTAAGAATGTTTTCAGGTTCAAttaaaatagcaaaaaaaaaaaaaaaaaaaacacaagaacGTTCAGCCCCAAATTTGACTTTCTTATCAACTTGAAAGTTGTGTATTTGCGATCGTTTCTGCTGCTAAGACGCCTTTTGTCCTTGGAGACTGAAATGCTTGctagcaaaatatttttctaaCACTGAAaatattcaagtgaagctatgatcctcgcagtaatgaacgcaattttagcaattgcgtagagaagactgaaaaattcaggacttcatatatgatccattgcatactgcgaagatcacagctttacttgatttcatatccgcagttcatatatgatctatttcatatatcatttcatcgttgattcattcctcacgggaacatttttagttcagttggttagagcgtcgcaccggtatcgcgaggtcacgggttcaaaccccgttgaagtcctgaatttcaggcttctttacgcaattgcaaaaattgtgttcataactgcgaggatcatagcctcagttgatttcatatccacagttcatatatgatccatttcatcgttaattcgTGCCTCATGGGAACATTGGAAACCACAaataaccagctcccaacgtcagtggcttcatagctcagttggttagagcgtcacaccggtatcgcaggtcacgggttcaaacctcgttgaagtcctgatttttcaggcctctctacgcaattcaaaaattgcgttcataactgcgaggatcatagcttaagTTGATTTCATATCAACAGTTCATATATAATTTATCACTGTAAATATTCTGTACACATCTCGATACAGAAAGAAGTACGACAACGAATCACAATGATAGGGAGCTTATGCaaggacgacggctacgagagcgccacaaaacaatgggctTGATGAGCAAAAACTGAAACTTAGCATAGAATGTACAGGAAAGATTTAATTGGAGTTTAATAATCCATAATCCAGAtactcgctagtttaagaatgcaatgcgtgtgtatgtgGCTGAATTGATATGCAGCTCCGGAGtttcgagctttcagactttcaaactcgtgtttgcatatataataagctgcatttaagAGCTGAATTTTTAAGCTGTTGAGTAAGtgcgtcacttttccctagatccaaccttctgaggtccaattggtgAAATTTAAACGTGAGCAATGACGGACCGTGAGATACAGAGCCTTtgcataaaaatcaaagctcaaaattttgccagtcaggtgttggACACTATAATTTCATGCACAACACTGGAAccaaatagcaaattctgtatgggtttaacaaacattgaaggaatcgaacgcgtTGAATGAATCTGTGTTTGGTGAAGTAGCATTTCAGTTGTCTTGCTGTTTACTTTTATTTTGTACTAAACTCTgtagtcttcaggtaaaaataagtggaaatgtgacagcgaagaattatttgaaagaaagcttgctgtctattttttgcttcattgtTCACGGAAAAGGTTCTTTAAGGAGACGTTGACTAACAGTAGGAAGTTAGTGTAAAGATCATGTACTttccaaagtttcagcttccaAGGAGCTTTCTTGGTCAAAGTAACGTTAAATCTCGCACGATCGCCGCCATTTTAAATTAGTTTAGCAGCCTAGCAGCATGTTCATGACGTCATTGAGGTCAACCTGAAGTTTTGCGAAAAGCTTGAACACTACAACCCTACATTCAACTCAACTTCAATGTGTTTTAATTTCTACCGTTGTTTTGTGTTCATAACTAAGCATGCGTCAAAGTCTGTCTCATGAATAGACAACATCTCCTTTCATTTAACTTGAGAATATTTAAGAATAATTTTGAAAGGAAGAGCTTTCTTGCAGGCTAGTTtctatctttaaactgaatttattaccaaagcttaacaACAAAGTAAAAGACCTCGAAACGGGACATGACATTACGAAATAATTCAACATGTGagcgtgtgagccaaagggccactgctggcataacttcagggcccggttgttcgaaagccgattaagttAACCAGGATTATCGTAAAGtttcgtttcatgttttttcaactttttggtgaaagtttcttttgcttgtttttgttttttaagattgacttcttctactgCAAAGTTTtcccgaatatcagcgttgactAACATCTGGAAGTCGAGAGGTAAACTCCtgggttaatttttaatctcggattagcgttaatcggcttttgaacaaccgggccctgggtgacccctcaaattgTGTACATGACAATGCACTTGAAAAAAATCAGCTGCAACGTCGCAGTTCAATACCTTCCTGGGAGATAATATGGGTGAacatacatgacgtacctaacTGAGAGACCATATGGATGGACGTACATGACGTACCATCCAACTCCGAGCCTTCTGGTTTTGCGTAACACGTACCACGGGCAACCCAGTTTAGGCTCATGCAGCGTCTAGATGTCTCTTTAATAAAATTATAGATTTAGCGATGCCTAAAACAGGAGCACCCGGATTGCTTATTCTCACTGGCCGAAGGataaggaaaaataaaaggctttggattttccgcgttttggtgtctgcggttactgcttaattaaattttcttggCTGCCTAACAAgtaaattccacggtaaatttcacgcaaaaaaccgatatcgcgtgaatcacgaagcgatgagtaagAAATCGGGTttttgagtgaaatttactgtcgaattcaccagttcggcattttttcttaaatcacgtgaattttgaaagaaaacgagcaaatcctcagcaagcgaacaagacaggaaaaaagccatttcagagttaattGTCAAAATGCAGCGAATAGGAATTACGCTAAAATTTGAAATCACAGATGTACTAGATCGTGATGAGACAGATCGTCTGTTGGTTCAAGGTCCAATCAAGACTTTTATTGATGCACTTCATTCCACGTAATCTCTgagaacgagatcatttacattttaatgtatttcattgaaacacgccagcttggcttggaaccaGAATCGGCATGAAAGgaaaaacttcaaacaagatctccaacaaattacctgtacgttcTCTAAACAACTTCTGAAACCCAAGCTAGTATATTTCTCCtagagaactcattgcgattacgtgtttataacataagggaaAAATAGTCTTGTCACTTTTGAGGCACAAAgaaaaacagttgggcaaacgAAGTAAAAAGAACTCCTGTTCTCTCGCATCTTAAAgccaaagaaacaaacaaatcaatcaTTTCTTtatgtcctaaaagagtacagatgattgatATTTAACTCCAGATGAgcataaaaattcgagtttcattcctgaacaaggTAAGACTAATGTGTGGAACTGTAGATCGCGGAACCTGCGGGAACCTAGAGAAATGACTGTCTCTATTAAAACTACTTGAAAAAAACGATAAGATTTTTATTAATGTTTGTTAAATATAGACTGTACCTACCGATTATCGAGTTCCAGGTGTCAAATTTGGCTGTTATCTGCGTTATCTGATTCAAGTTAGCCGACTAACTGGTGGATTGCGTGATCAATATCATTTAAATGACCTCAAAAGACCATCCCGCTTGGTTTGAGGATTGTAAATTTTTTTCGCAACATGCAGGTCACGTGATGCTATTTGGTGCCTGTAAGTTGTCATTTTGGTTTTGTAGCAGTTCTTAAGGCAGTGAGCTACGTTGGTCTAGTATGTTTCCATTTTTCCTAATCTTTTTCGTGTCATTACTTGGGTGTGTGTGTTTTCGATTGGCTTGGGTCGGTCGTCGCCTCATTTGCCTTTTATGTTTGTAttattttctttagttttacggCGTCTGTTTGACTTCAGGACAACTGATTGCCAGCTATAATTACCACTGGTTTGATCAATCGCTTGTGGTTACAAGAAGAAATTGGTGCGTGGTGCGTTGGTGGTGGGATGGATTCTCTGATCTTGGCGTAGGCCTTTCACATTAATATACTTGAATCGTCAACGTGTAGGCAACCTTCAATTATCGCCGAAGCAACGATACGTTCCTTCTACCATTCATGTTTGCGGCATAGTAAGTCTTTCGTCGGAATGCCCTCGTAACAACAACAAATTATCGAAAGCGGGGGATTGAGAAGATGGTCAATGTTATCGTTAATACGCAGATAAGAGCAACAATTGGCAACTGGAACGCGATAATCGACGGGTATAGTCGAAGTTTATCATAGTTTTTATCATGGGGTTTCGATAAAAACAGTAATTTATCGAGGTTCCGCAGGTTCCGCCGTCTTCAGTTCCTAAAATTAGTCTTATCCCCGAAACAAGCGAAAACcacttttttaaatatgcatCACTTAAGGGCCCACTAaagtattttttggggtgcgttgctataAAGAATGTAAtcgttaagtaatttgagagaatttggcattattttggtcagtttacaacttttgtaaaccaatgaccctaaagatgacgtcatcatactACGCCCAATAACCACTACGCCCAATAACGCCCAATAACTACTACGCCcagtgaccaataaaagaaaactctaaatttgtctacgtgctacgcaatttgggtatttaatcagcggtttgataatttgtattcgtttttgcatccagccaagcatggttttcttttcattttgaaaaatcttatttttaaagagataaacgaTTCCGTACCCATAACATTTAAAGAAAAGGTGATTTGAAAAAAGCAATGCTTaactatattctgtatttgggggtgaaacgtgccatatattaaaaaaaataattaaaatttaaggacgccggaaatttagcttttttcaaaccggaagtcagttcgtttacgcatgcgcagttaaTCTGACAACgggcgcgaggaagggcgaagAAAAACCTTCCATGGAAACAACAGTAAgtgcggtgatttttgcttctgagtgggttttctggtcagctcatgACATGATGAcatcagtcaccggaagtaacatttcacttccttagcaacgcgccagaaatccgtctgtgggcccttaaaataactcatccgtaaaaataacaaacgatttagtgtctaagaaaagaatttgtggaaaaACGTCTTataccaagtttgagctattagaGGTATACTGTTTTATCACTCTCTTCCTGTTTCGTTTTTGTTCTTCTGTTATAGGAtgtccaggcatcatgcaaccttatcaaatttgaaatttgctctAAAGAAATtcaacactcagctttaagtttataccCCCCCAATGCTTGACTCGTATAACAAGGAAGcaaccagtgtgtcctgacaaaattatgtcaaacctgACAATGTATTAAAACcggcaaaaaatgcaaaaaataaaaatttcaaacTGTTTTCTACCCAAACAGAAAAAGCTACGCCTGCCAAGAGTTGGTTGACAAGTTATACCCAAGTACGCGCCTCGAGCCACAAAAAGCACGCAAATTAAACCTTGTTTTCTTCCTCAGGTAAGACGTGCATTGACCTAAACCAAAGTTTCTACCACGGATGACTAACAATACTTTCTCACCAAATGTGCACGGGAGAAAGTGGCCGA encodes:
- the LOC137995204 gene encoding uncharacterized protein, which codes for MKKSKFCGISMVIEARRLDIIVIDKKERKAIIIDIAAPADVRVGEKEREKVEKYQDLKREIGRLWKLKMVEVVPPVIGALGSVTKGFDRWIGKLGIPINVGVMQKTALLGTARILRKVLEM